The genomic interval ACCTTTTTAAACTAAACTCACACCCATTTGTTTATTAAATCTACACCCAAATTGAATATTCCAACCTTCCTTATAGGTTTTATTTCTATAAttaacatttttatttttcttggtttCACTTTTTTACCCTTTaggttgaaaaagaaaatcatcTCCATAAAAGTAGTTACAACTAATAATCAATTTTAAAATGCTCAATACCCAAGTAGGCTTACAATGTTGATTATAATCAAGTGCTTTATGGGTCGTCTCAGACCTTGAATTTCCTTAAATTTATCCTCATTTTATGTTACTGATataaatacacacacacatatctATATGCTCATTACATAACTATTTGATTaatacaaaatttcaattcttaattctcttatatatatgtagtttttttttaagaatctCTTGAGGAATTTTCATACTTTCTCAACGAGGCCAATTGTTATTTCTTGCCTATATCTCCTAATGATAGTTGAGAAAGATAcatagagaaaagaaaaactttgAATTCGAAGATATGCTAAAGTGTTCCTCATCACAAggtattcatttttttcttaaattattTTTGTCTTCCTGTAGGTATATGTTCTTCATTTAATGTATCTCTACAGTAAGACATCAATCTAAAACGTAACCTTTTGATAAGGTATttaaaaacatatacaattcaagtATTTTACTTATGCTcatattttatgtaatttaccCAACTCCTAGAGATTAGGTATTTCATCAAACATCTTATATTACGTAGGTTTTTAGAAAAGTATGGTGGAGCCATACAATCCTCTATGTTAGGTATGTTATCAGTATATATTTTACAAACTAATAACTTACCTATGAGGTAGAATAATTTTGAATTCAAGAGAGAAAGATTTAAGAAATTTCAATAAAGTAACAAtcaacttatttaaatttagaaaatacactaaaaaattgcatgattgtagCGATATCAATATATAGGTAGAAAATTAGGAACTCATAATTAAAATGTTAATAAAACGAGTTGTAATCATGGAATTCTTAAAgattaatttttgttaaaaagaGGTAAATTAGCGTGAGTAATTATATGTGTTTATTCCTTCTTCCAATGGCAATTCCTGtaatttcaatagaaaaaaTGTATTATTATTAATCCTACATGACGGCCTAATTAATAtgttttgttgaattttgtaGGTGGGTTTAATTTAAAATGTGTCTACAAAATTGGGTGTAGAACGAAATACCCCTAATTCTTTTCTTGTTAATTACCTATACAATTCTTAGTGGCTCCTACTAGAAAATATACATCAAGGTATGCTAGCTAATTTTATAAAAAGAGAAGAACATATGAATTGGTTCAACCTCAAAAAGGAGGTTTTAATACTTTCTTATTAAGAAACCACAAAATATAGCCAATAAAGACGCTAATTTAGAGCAAATTCTTAATGAATAattaaacaatatatatatatatatatacacacacacacacacacaagccgtttcaggtgcggacgtccgcaccttaTAGATTCGCCAATTCCGACAACCGGCGGTACACGACGAAGACGTGGATGGTGTCGGCTGTGCTCCCCCCTCCTGGTGCTCTTGTCTGTACCGACCGGAGCTATAGCGCCTTTACACGGTGACCAGAATCTCGAAATTTCTGGAAAATACAAGTTTCTCAGTACCGTGCGGAAATTTCGAGATTCCAGTTATCATAGGCCGACGCtgcagctccggccggcacaagGAGCATCGGGAGGGGGAGCACGGCCGACACCATCCGCGCTGCCCGTCACCGGAATTGGCACCTGAAaacttttctatatatatatatattattatttttttatgtaaGCTCCATTTTAAATTTCGCACTAGCCCCTTAAATATATAGGACCGGCCCAGTTTGACCAAAGAACGGGACAAATGGATATAATCATCTGGGATTGTATCAGCGTGAAAGGCTTTCCGACTGAGAAGTTGACAACATTTATCTCTTGTTTGCGGGGGAGGCGTATATATTAAACTCACCCCATACTGAACCAGCAACCGATGATTTCTAGTTGTAATGATGATTCTGCTCCAGTTACCAAGCCAGTCTGCCTTTCCTACTAAGGTTTCCAGTTGGACCAGCTGATCTACATCATTAAGAATAAGCAGGACcctttcattctttaaactcTTCTTAATCATACTTGTTTCCATAAGAACATCAGATACTTGCACAAATTTATCCTTGAAGATAAGTGAAAGCAGCTGGTTTTGCATACGAACAGGACCCTGTTTCTTATGAACTTCTCGGACATTTGCAAGAAAGCAGCTAACTTAGAAATTATGGGAAACTCTCTCATAGACCAATCTAGCAAGTGTCGTCTTACCGATCCCATCCCCACCATCTATTCCTAAAAGGCGAGCATCTTCAGCCTCCGGTTCTAAGACCGCTATAAAATTCCTTAGCTGACTATCCCTCCCAACCAACTTCTCTGTAGAACCTGACAACGTGAGAGTTGGATATAGTTCACTCTGCATTAGTTCCACTATTCCATCGATAAGCTCTGCCTCCAAGCCATAATCTTTTGAAGTCCACCCAACAAAATTAGTTAGTGTTGTTAAGGCATCTCTCCAAAGGTGCACCTTTGGTAAATCTTCCTTAATCCTTAGCTCATGCTTTTTAAACGTTTCTGCAAAAGTTCCCAGTTGATATCGGACATGGAAGGGATCCACATCATAGAAAACAGGGAAAACTGCCTTCCTAGCTTGCATGCATTCAAGAATCTTTAACAGTTCATCCAAGCACCAGGTGGATGAAGCAAAGTTTGGTGACATGACAATGATCGCAGTCTTTGAATCTTCTATTGCAGTAAGGAGCTTTTCAGATATAGGCATCCCTCTTTCAGGAACTTCATCATCCTTGAAAACCATTAAGTTGTGCCACCGCAGTTTCTGGTATAAACGCTCTGTAAAACCCTCACGAGTGTCCTTACCCCTGAAAGTCAGAAACACATCGTATCTGCGTGGTGGAGTAAACGTGAAGGCCATGAAGTGGTTTCACTGTTTCAGTATACCTGTTTCCCAATCCCAACACTTGATCATTAACAATAAATACAGGCAACTTCCAAGTTAATCAAGACAGGAGCTTGATTCATAAGGTTGATATAGTTGAACGACAACATAGTACATACTAACCTAGGGTCAAAACAGTCAACGAAATTATGGTCATTGATTTGGGCCACACCCCACACGTTATGTATTATCAGCGTTTGTATTTGTGAAAGCAAGAAGTAATATCTACAGCACAGTAATCTACTTATCTGCATTACCCGTACATCTGTAGTAGATACGATTAGCCATGGACGAGTAAAAGAGCAATGAAGTCCGTCGAAGCATTTTTCCATGGGATGTTCATACTATTTTCAAAGCATCCGGCAAGGAGATGCATACAGAATCGACGATCAAAATAGGGGCACAATTGTGTGACTGAACCAAAATCTTGCATTATGCGCAACAAGTAATAGTTGAACCACTACAAAGCACTCCTGTGGTACAGCAAGATTCTGGAGTTTCTAACAGAGCAGAAATCAGAAGACTAGGGAGACGTCACGAGAAAGGGGAAAAAACCTCCGAAACAACACTAAGAACTACAAAATGCAGGAGTTCAATAGAACAAAGTACAACAGTACAACAACAGCAAACTGCTAAAATAAATGATTCACTTATGCTTCCCGCAAACACAGTTCTCAGTACCTACATCAGCTGCAATACAAGGAGGCTGAACTTTCCCGTCCTTGTACCAGGTTGAGCGTTTTTCAACTAGTTCGTTTAAGAAATAGTCCAATTTATCAATGTTCACACTTGGCATCACCACAACATGTGCAATGTTTCCTTGACAAGCCAACTGCCACCTACGAACGAACTCCTCATCTTGAGGCCGCTCAAATACAACTGTGCTACTTAGTTCATTCAGCATGGCACTGATCCCAGCATCACGTAGACGGTCCTTCAAGTAGTGAGCATTTCTAAGACACTTCTGAACTTCTTTTTGGAATCCTTTGTAACCTTTTCTGTTGAGGGTGTACCATAGGAAAATGGGAGCATGGCCATTCCTGCTTCCCATGATTGTCGCATCCCTTGAAGCAAGGTATTCTACGTTATTTGAAAGGGCATTTATGTGCTCCAACCTTGTTATCTGAACACCACAAGGCATCGGACATCCTACAAACTTGTGACCAGAAACGCTCACACTTCCAATGGGCTTCTTAAAAGAAACTTTTGGTGCCTGCTCACAACCATACATAATGAGCAACGGAAGAAAGCAACCCAGAACAGAAATTTGTGCATAATAGTAAGGAATCAGCAGAAAATACTTTGAGCTGCTCCTGACAATCAAAATAATTTCCACTACCCCATCCTGATCTGTCACCTACCACTTAAACCAGCTAAACATCTAGGCTAGCCCAAATCTTTCTCGCCTAACAGAGTGGGGGTAAAATTTCCACATTTATTCACTACAGGATCCACTGATGCATGCTCAATGATAATTTTAGAACGATCCATGCGCATGCATTGTCTATACTCATTGACTTTACTATCCCATCAAAGATTGCATTATCATTCATATAATGGCACTCTGACAACCATGCCTTATTTAGTCTAGCTGCTAGCAACACCTAAATCTTATAAGAATACCCTCCCTCAGGATCAAGTCCCAACTATGGAACCGAAAAGGTTTACACACTAAAAGTCTGACTCTTTTACCTTCAACTGGCAAAACTATTATCAAAAGTTCAGGACCAAAACCCAAATATGGAACAAAAATAGTTAAACGAGGCAAACCAAGAAAATAGATGACATACAAGTTTGACAAAAGGCATCATGAGTCCAAATAAAGCTCCATCACAGTGAATATAGAACCGATCATGATTGAACCCACATTCTTCAAGAGTCTTTATGACAAGATCCAGATCATCCACAGCTCCTTTAACCGTTGTTCCTGCGAATCGCAACACAAGCAACTCAACTCACTAACCcaacaaccaaaaacaaaacaaagcagGATATTAAACTTGCATTTGCCTCAACTCTTACAAACTTACCTATGTTAACATTAATGATAGCCGGTTTGTCCTTGTTCTCAAGAAGCTTAGCTCTAAAATCGGCGCAATCAATCTCACCAGACATCAGTGTATCAACCTTCACGCAGTCCATTCTATACATTCTTGCTGCTTTAAATATCGAATAATGCGTGTCCCTCGAAGCATACAGAATCCCATCGGGAAGCACTTCTCTCCTGCAACAACCAAATcaaccacacacacacaactcTTTAGTTGTATCCCCATAAACTACCTCAATTATTCATCTGTTTCTAAAAAACTATACTCACCCAACTAAAATCCCATGGAGATTTCCTTCGGTACCGCAATTGGTAATGTAGCCCCAGTACTCATTCTTCTCAATCTCCCACAACCTAGCAAACCAATCAAGCACTCCCACCTCAAACTGCCTCGAATGGACTCCATAGTTGCTCTCGATGAACGGATCGCCGAGGTTGTTAATGGAGAAATGCTGCAGCTGACTCAGAGCCCCATAGTCGAAATCCAAATTATAAGGATAACCTGCATTACATTACAAACAATCATCAATCGAAAATTTCAACTAA from Argentina anserina chromosome 2, drPotAnse1.1, whole genome shotgun sequence carries:
- the LOC126784741 gene encoding toll/interleukin-1 receptor-like protein, with product MAFTFTPPRRYDVFLTFRGKDTREGFTERLYQKLRWHNLMVFKDDEVPERGMPISEKLLTAIEDSKTAIIVMSPNFASSTWCLDELLKILECMQARKAVFPVFYDVDPFHVRYQLGTFAETFKKHELRIKEDLPKVHLWRDALTTLTNFVGWTSKDYGLEAELIDGIVELMQSELYPTLTLSGSTEKLVGRDSQLRNFIAVLEPEAEDARLLGIDGGDGIGKTTLARLVYERVSHNF
- the LOC126782471 gene encoding serine decarboxylase, with translation MEIDNGVLHGMVDILSDHFDPTAVVAEPLPPVVTTANGDLVGKVAAADPPKKQREIVLGRNVHTTCLAVTEPDVNDEFTGDKDAYMASVLARYRKTLMERTKYHLGYPYNLDFDYGALSQLQHFSINNLGDPFIESNYGVHSRQFEVGVLDWFARLWEIEKNEYWGYITNCGTEGNLHGILVGREVLPDGILYASRDTHYSIFKAARMYRMDCVKVDTLMSGEIDCADFRAKLLENKDKPAIINVNIGTTVKGAVDDLDLVIKTLEECGFNHDRFYIHCDGALFGLMMPFVKLAPKVSFKKPIGSVSVSGHKFVGCPMPCGVQITRLEHINALSNNVEYLASRDATIMGSRNGHAPIFLWYTLNRKGYKGFQKEVQKCLRNAHYLKDRLRDAGISAMLNELSSTVVFERPQDEEFVRRWQLACQGNIAHVVVMPSVNIDKLDYFLNELVEKRSTWYKDGKVQPPCIAADVGTENCVCGKHK